GGGTGGAATATGATAACTTACGTCGCTGAAGAAGTCAAAGATCCGGATAAGAATATATATAAGGCGGTTTTATATTCCTGTGCGTTAGTTACTATTCTTTATATTCTAATGAACTTTCTTTTTTTAAGTTCCGGAACACTTTCGGAATTATCGGGGGATAAAATAGGAATTACAGCGTCTTCTGCTTTGTTTGGTCCTAAGGCAACTGTTTTTATCACTGTTTTTATTTGTTGGGCGTTTTTAGCTTCAATCTCCGCTTACATCATAGGAGGTTCAAGAATTTATTTTGCTATGGCAAGAGACGGATTCTTTTTTCAGAATATGGCAAAGTTGCATTCTAAACATAAAAGCCCTTATATGTCGCTTTTGTTCCAATGTGGTTATGCTTGTTTATTTTGTTTTGTAAAGGAGATAGAAAGTCTTCTCTACTTAATTACTTGTTCCACATTGCTTCTGGCTACGATTACAGCGTATACGCCGATTCTTTTTGAAAAAAGAAATTACAAATTGAAGTTTAGAATTCCAGGATATCCTTATACAACTTATTTATATATCGCTTCCAATTTTGGAATTATAGCGACATTACTCTGGAATAAACTGACGGAAGCCTTTTGGGGAATCGGATTCACGTTTCTTTCTATACCGATGTATTACTATTTTAAAATAGTACAAAATACTTTATCAAAAACTTCTACTCCTCTTGAATCTCCAGAGGTTTTGGCGACGAGTTTACTTCCAGAAAACGAGCCGGTTCCAATAGCCAGTGGGGAATCGTGATCGAAATCAATTTTTACTTTGAGGACAAAATATAGATTCAAACTTCATTCCATTTTTGGAATTGTTTCTATCTTACTTTTAAGTTGTAAAATTTTTCTTCTT
This genomic window from Leptospira kirschneri serovar Cynopteri str. 3522 CT contains:
- a CDS encoding APC family permease, which encodes MFSSMVGPGIFITTGYILHQVPNPNIVLLAWILGGFLAVAGAMSYAKSASLFPYAGGDYVYLKEAYSPIVAFASGWLSLSINFSASISLSALAFSKSFFSLINPSWDVYFFEIPFLGLTISIGTAQILAMSAILVFTIVNFFGISIASRIQNLFTSVKILGLVSFVILGFVIGNYNISRFQSFSLFPSDLKGFELLLAGVIPVTYSYLGWNMITYVAEEVKDPDKNIYKAVLYSCALVTILYILMNFLFLSSGTLSELSGDKIGITASSALFGPKATVFITVFICWAFLASISAYIIGGSRIYFAMARDGFFFQNMAKLHSKHKSPYMSLLFQCGYACLFCFVKEIESLLYLITCSTLLLATITAYTPILFEKRNYKLKFRIPGYPYTTYLYIASNFGIIATLLWNKLTEAFWGIGFTFLSIPMYYYFKIVQNTLSKTSTPLESPEVLATSLLPENEPVPIASGES